One window from the genome of Motilibacter peucedani encodes:
- the tmk gene encoding dTMP kinase codes for MSSADQNPAIVSGLGAARGLGGDVRGVLAIPTFRRLWAALCFASLGDWLGLLALTAYAQALSAGSYKQENLAVAAVFLLRLAPAMVIGPLAGVVADRLDRRWTMVAANGFRFVVIATIPVVGQLWWLFAATLLVESASLFFIPAKEATVPNLVPRERLEAANQLNLAGTYGSAPVAAVVFVGLSLLARLLGGTDSEQALRPASVALYVNSFAFLVAAVVIARLREIPPHPPRPADEEPSAWRALVDGWKYVGSTQVVRGLVFAMLGAFAAAGAVIGLARTYVRDLGAGDAGYGVLFFAVFLGLALGMAFGPRLLAGFSRRRMLCLSIVCAGIALAFVALVPNIVIAVMFTVLLGAFAGTSWVTAYTLIGLEVDDEHRGRVFASLNVMLRVVLVGVLALAPLLAAAIGVHRLTPTDEWTWTLSGAAITMLLAGVLAAVLGVVSFRAMDDRPGVPLLADLVGALRGRPLPEPGRQPVATGFFLVLEGGEAVGKSTQVQAVAEWVRARGHEVVVTREPGGTEVGAKVRAIVLDPGTGHLVPQAEALLYAADRAHHVGTLVRPALERGAVVISDRYVDSSLAYQGAGRALQVEDVARISRWATGGLVPDLTVLLDLPAEVAAARRQARDGGAGDRLEAEPTDFHERVRRGFLELATSAPHRYLVVDATEPAEAVSEHIRQHLRAVLPLSAVEVAEQERVRREEAARLAEERRQHDEERRLAVEARRAEEAERRRAERERNDAAMQEALRQAAEQARLDALAAEQAERERLERQRAEREELERARVEQERLDAERAEQERLERAERERVELERVERERAERAERERAEREREEQHRAESAARDDGESRGAPLLRTPPRLEDTAPLDDASDAQTRELTLVDEIFSMGFHTERADDETAEEGPSGSTGDERVDGDSDSSRGWLR; via the coding sequence GTGAGCTCGGCCGACCAGAACCCCGCGATCGTCTCCGGGCTGGGTGCTGCGCGGGGGCTCGGCGGCGACGTCCGCGGCGTCCTCGCCATCCCCACCTTCCGCCGGCTCTGGGCGGCGCTGTGCTTCGCCAGCCTCGGTGACTGGCTGGGCCTGCTCGCGCTCACGGCCTACGCCCAGGCGCTCTCGGCTGGCAGCTACAAGCAGGAGAACCTCGCCGTCGCGGCGGTGTTCCTGCTGCGCCTGGCCCCTGCCATGGTGATCGGCCCGCTCGCGGGCGTCGTCGCCGACCGGCTCGACCGGCGGTGGACCATGGTGGCGGCCAACGGCTTCCGCTTCGTCGTCATCGCCACCATCCCGGTCGTCGGGCAGCTGTGGTGGCTGTTCGCCGCGACGCTGCTCGTCGAGTCCGCGAGCCTGTTCTTCATCCCGGCCAAGGAGGCCACGGTCCCCAACCTGGTGCCGCGCGAGCGGCTCGAGGCGGCCAACCAGCTCAACCTCGCGGGCACCTACGGCTCGGCGCCGGTCGCCGCCGTGGTCTTCGTCGGGCTCTCCCTGCTCGCCCGGCTCCTCGGCGGCACGGACTCCGAGCAGGCCCTGCGCCCGGCGAGCGTCGCGCTCTACGTCAACTCCTTCGCCTTCCTCGTCGCCGCCGTGGTCATCGCCAGGCTGCGCGAGATCCCGCCGCACCCGCCGCGCCCGGCCGACGAGGAGCCGTCCGCGTGGCGGGCACTGGTCGACGGCTGGAAGTACGTCGGCTCCACCCAGGTCGTGCGCGGCCTGGTGTTCGCGATGCTCGGGGCCTTCGCGGCCGCCGGCGCCGTGATCGGGCTGGCCCGCACCTACGTCCGCGACCTGGGTGCGGGCGACGCGGGCTACGGCGTCCTGTTCTTCGCGGTCTTCCTCGGCCTCGCGCTCGGCATGGCGTTCGGCCCGCGGCTGCTGGCGGGCTTCAGCCGGCGGCGCATGCTCTGCCTCTCGATCGTCTGCGCCGGCATCGCGCTGGCCTTCGTCGCGCTGGTGCCCAACATCGTCATCGCGGTGATGTTCACCGTGCTGCTCGGCGCCTTCGCCGGCACGTCGTGGGTGACCGCCTACACGCTGATCGGGCTCGAGGTCGACGACGAGCACCGCGGGCGGGTCTTCGCCTCCCTCAACGTCATGCTGCGGGTCGTGCTCGTCGGCGTCCTGGCCCTCGCGCCGCTGCTGGCCGCGGCCATCGGCGTGCACCGGCTGACGCCGACCGACGAGTGGACCTGGACGCTGTCGGGCGCCGCGATCACGATGCTGCTGGCCGGCGTGCTGGCCGCGGTGCTCGGCGTCGTGTCGTTCCGCGCCATGGACGACCGCCCGGGGGTCCCGCTGCTCGCCGACCTCGTCGGCGCGCTGCGCGGCCGCCCGCTGCCGGAGCCGGGCCGCCAGCCCGTGGCCACCGGGTTCTTCCTCGTGCTCGAGGGCGGCGAGGCGGTGGGCAAGTCGACCCAGGTGCAGGCCGTCGCCGAGTGGGTGCGGGCCCGCGGCCACGAGGTCGTCGTCACCCGCGAGCCCGGCGGCACCGAGGTCGGTGCCAAGGTGCGCGCCATCGTGCTCGACCCGGGCACCGGCCACCTCGTGCCCCAGGCGGAGGCGCTGCTCTACGCCGCCGACCGCGCCCACCACGTCGGCACCCTCGTGCGCCCGGCGCTCGAGCGCGGGGCGGTGGTCATCAGCGACCGCTACGTCGACTCCTCGCTCGCCTACCAGGGCGCCGGCCGGGCCCTGCAGGTCGAGGACGTCGCCCGCATCTCCCGCTGGGCCACCGGCGGGCTGGTGCCCGACCTGACCGTGCTGCTCGACCTGCCGGCAGAGGTCGCGGCGGCCCGGCGGCAGGCCCGCGACGGCGGAGCCGGTGACCGGCTCGAGGCCGAGCCCACCGACTTCCACGAGCGCGTGCGCCGCGGCTTCCTCGAGCTCGCCACCTCCGCCCCGCACCGCTACCTCGTCGTCGACGCGACCGAGCCGGCCGAGGCCGTCAGCGAGCACATCCGCCAGCACCTGCGCGCCGTCCTGCCGTTGAGCGCCGTGGAGGTCGCGGAGCAGGAGCGCGTACGCCGTGAGGAGGCCGCACGCCTCGCCGAGGAGCGGCGCCAGCACGACGAGGAGCGCCGCCTCGCCGTCGAAGCCCGCCGCGCCGAGGAGGCCGAGCGCCGTCGCGCCGAGCGGGAGCGCAACGACGCCGCCATGCAGGAGGCGCTCCGCCAGGCGGCCGAGCAGGCCCGGCTCGACGCGCTGGCCGCCGAGCAGGCCGAGCGCGAGCGCCTCGAGCGCCAGCGCGCCGAGCGCGAGGAGCTCGAGCGGGCCCGGGTCGAGCAGGAGCGGCTCGACGCCGAGCGCGCGGAGCAGGAGCGGCTGGAGCGGGCCGAGCGGGAGCGGGTCGAGCTCGAGCGGGTCGAGCGCGAGCGGGCCGAGCGCGCCGAGCGCGAACGTGCCGAGCGCGAACGTGAGGAGCAGCACCGCGCCGAGTCCGCCGCTCGTGACGACGGCGAGAGCCGTGGCGCCCCGCTGCTCCGAACGCCTCCCCGGCTCGAGGACACCGCGCCTCTCGACGACGCGTCCGACGCCCAGACCCGCGAGCTCACCCTCGTCGACGAGATCTTCTCGATGGGATTCCACACCGAGCGCGCCGACGACGAGACCGCCGAGGAAGGCCCGAGCGGCTCGACCGGAGACGAGCGCGTCGACGGCGACAGCGACTCCTCCCGCGGGTGGCTCCGGTGA
- a CDS encoding RNA polymerase sigma factor — protein MESGLTPSQLELPGAAAVERVFREEYGRVVASLVRRFGDIDVAEEAAGEALVAALEKWPVTGVPPNPGGWLTTTAGNRAIDRLRREGQRDAKHQAALMVYDDTPHEPTGPVEDDRLRLLFTCCHPALAVEARIALTLRLLGGLTVAEIAEAFLVPETTMGQRIARAKKKIAAAHVPYRVPEAADLPERLGGVLTVLFLIANEGYLASGEGSPVRAELTDEAIRLARQLRRLLPQEPEVAGLLALLLLLEARREARVRDGQLVPLGEQDRAGWDRTLLAEGHALVRECLATGRPGRFQVLAAVNAVHTDAPSAQDTDWSQVVALYDLLVRFDPSPVVALNRAVAVAELDGPEVALALVERLPLEGYHPWHATRAELLRRLGRSAEAKQAYDAAIAASANSAERAYLSRRRGELV, from the coding sequence GTGGAGTCCGGCCTCACGCCCTCGCAGCTCGAGCTGCCCGGAGCGGCAGCCGTCGAGCGCGTCTTCCGGGAGGAGTACGGACGCGTGGTCGCCTCGCTCGTCCGCCGCTTCGGCGACATCGACGTCGCCGAGGAGGCGGCGGGTGAGGCGCTCGTGGCCGCGCTGGAGAAGTGGCCGGTCACGGGCGTGCCTCCCAACCCCGGCGGATGGCTCACCACCACCGCCGGCAACCGTGCGATCGACAGGCTGCGTCGCGAGGGCCAGCGCGACGCCAAGCACCAGGCGGCGCTCATGGTCTACGACGACACTCCCCACGAGCCCACGGGACCGGTCGAGGACGACCGGCTCCGTCTGCTCTTCACCTGTTGCCACCCCGCGCTGGCCGTGGAGGCGCGGATCGCGCTGACGCTGCGCCTGCTCGGCGGGCTGACCGTCGCCGAGATCGCCGAAGCCTTCCTCGTCCCTGAGACGACGATGGGGCAGCGCATCGCCAGGGCCAAGAAGAAGATCGCGGCGGCTCACGTGCCCTACCGGGTGCCCGAGGCCGCCGACCTGCCGGAGCGGCTCGGCGGTGTGCTGACCGTGCTGTTCCTCATCGCCAACGAGGGCTACCTCGCCAGCGGTGAGGGCAGTCCAGTGCGCGCCGAGCTCACCGACGAGGCGATCCGGCTGGCGCGGCAGCTGCGTCGGCTGCTGCCCCAAGAGCCGGAGGTCGCCGGCCTGCTCGCCCTGCTGCTGCTGCTCGAGGCGCGGCGCGAGGCGCGCGTACGCGACGGGCAGCTCGTGCCGCTCGGCGAGCAGGACCGCGCCGGGTGGGACCGGACGCTTCTCGCTGAAGGGCACGCCCTGGTCCGCGAGTGCCTCGCCACGGGTCGGCCCGGCCGCTTCCAGGTGCTCGCAGCGGTCAACGCAGTCCACACTGACGCGCCGAGCGCTCAGGACACTGACTGGTCTCAGGTGGTCGCGCTGTACGACCTGCTGGTCCGCTTCGACCCGTCACCCGTCGTCGCGCTCAACCGTGCGGTCGCGGTCGCCGAGCTCGACGGGCCCGAGGTCGCCCTCGCCCTCGTCGAACGGCTGCCGCTGGAGGGCTACCACCCCTGGCACGCGACACGCGCCGAGCTCCTGCGCCGGCTCGGTCGGAGCGCCGAGGCCAAGCAGGCGTACGACGCGGCTATCGCGGCCTCGGCCAACTCCGCCGAGCGGGCGTACCTCTCGCGACGGCGCGGCGAGCTCGTCTGA
- a CDS encoding DNA polymerase III subunit delta': protein MSVWDDVVGQERVIAELRAAVSSAADLLAGGRGEAMTHAWLFTGPPGSGRSVAARAFAAALQCERGGCGQCTACRTALAGTHADVEVVTTRLLSIGVGVARELVQWATRRPSGGRWQVVLVEDVDRLTEQAANTLLKVLEEPPPRTVWLLCAPSLEDALPTIRSRCRHVLLRTPPVAAVADLLVRRDGVDPAMASFAARASQGHVGRARRLATDESARLRRNEALRIPTQVTDLGSCLTAAANLVEATKEEAGAQSASLDGRETEELARALGKGTVGRAMDRSAASQLKELEKQQKTRAKRTQLDALDRALVDLVSFYRDVLAVQVGATVHLVNEELRPAVERLARGGAPEETLRRIDAILECRLALEANAAPLLAVEAMTLALRTG from the coding sequence GTGAGCGTCTGGGACGACGTCGTCGGCCAGGAGCGGGTCATCGCCGAGCTCCGCGCCGCCGTGAGCTCCGCGGCCGACCTGCTCGCGGGCGGCCGCGGCGAGGCCATGACCCACGCGTGGCTGTTCACCGGCCCGCCCGGCTCGGGCCGCTCGGTCGCCGCGCGTGCCTTCGCCGCCGCCCTGCAGTGCGAGCGCGGTGGCTGCGGCCAGTGCACCGCCTGCCGCACAGCGCTGGCCGGCACGCACGCCGACGTCGAGGTCGTGACGACCCGGCTGCTCTCCATCGGCGTGGGTGTCGCGCGCGAGCTGGTGCAGTGGGCTACGCGCCGGCCGTCCGGCGGGCGCTGGCAGGTGGTCCTCGTCGAGGACGTCGACCGGCTCACCGAGCAGGCGGCCAACACGCTGCTCAAGGTCCTCGAGGAGCCGCCGCCGCGTACGGTGTGGCTGCTCTGCGCCCCGAGCCTCGAGGACGCGCTGCCGACCATCCGGTCGCGGTGCCGTCACGTGCTGCTCCGCACGCCACCGGTCGCCGCGGTCGCCGACCTGCTCGTGCGCCGCGACGGCGTGGACCCCGCCATGGCGAGCTTCGCGGCGCGGGCGTCGCAGGGGCACGTCGGCCGCGCCCGCCGCCTGGCCACCGACGAGTCGGCCCGGCTGCGCCGCAACGAGGCGCTGCGCATCCCGACGCAGGTCACCGACCTCGGCTCGTGCCTCACGGCCGCGGCCAACCTGGTCGAGGCGACCAAGGAGGAGGCGGGCGCCCAGTCCGCCTCGCTCGACGGCCGCGAGACCGAAGAACTGGCGCGGGCGCTGGGCAAGGGCACGGTCGGGCGGGCGATGGACCGCAGCGCTGCCAGCCAGCTCAAGGAGCTCGAGAAGCAGCAGAAGACGCGGGCCAAGCGCACCCAGCTCGACGCGCTCGACCGGGCGCTGGTCGACCTGGTCTCGTTCTACCGCGACGTGCTGGCCGTGCAGGTCGGGGCCACCGTGCACCTGGTCAACGAGGAGCTGCGCCCGGCGGTCGAGCGGCTCGCGCGCGGCGGGGCGCCGGAGGAGACCCTGCGCCGCATCGACGCGATCCTCGAGTGCCGGCTCGCCCTCGAGGCCAACGCGGCGCCGCTGCTCGCCGTCGAGGCGATGACCTTGGCGCTGCGCACCGGCTGA
- a CDS encoding DUF6069 family protein — MSTTTTEIQAGTTATAYGLDAPSRLPLWKHGLTAALAASVATTVLASCASAAGVSFADSAGAGIPIAAFAQVTLVLSLVGVGLAAVMARRVRRPRRTFVRTTVALTALSFVPDLTVGFDAASAATLIALHCVAAAIVVPTLAKRLAR, encoded by the coding sequence ATGTCCACGACCACGACCGAGATCCAGGCCGGCACCACCGCCACCGCGTACGGGCTCGACGCCCCCTCGCGCCTGCCGCTGTGGAAGCACGGCCTCACCGCCGCCCTCGCCGCGTCCGTCGCGACCACCGTCCTCGCGTCCTGTGCATCGGCCGCCGGTGTGTCGTTCGCCGACTCGGCCGGAGCGGGCATCCCGATCGCCGCCTTCGCCCAGGTGACGCTGGTCCTCTCGCTGGTCGGCGTGGGGCTCGCGGCCGTCATGGCTCGCCGGGTGCGACGGCCGCGGCGCACGTTCGTCCGCACCACGGTCGCCCTGACGGCGCTGTCGTTCGTGCCGGACCTCACCGTCGGGTTCGACGCCGCGTCCGCAGCGACCCTCATCGCGCTGCACTGCGTCGCCGCCGCCATCGTCGTGCCGACGCTCGCGAAGCGCCTGGCGCGTTGA
- a CDS encoding YciI family protein: MAHYLLSVHGPAERTEFGDYGSREAMEEAFAATGAFNEELKSSGYWVFAGGLEPAATATVVDGRGDAPVMTDGPYLETKEVIGGFWVVDVPDLDVALALAAAGSKACRGKVEVRPFDGLA, translated from the coding sequence ATGGCGCACTACCTGCTCAGCGTGCACGGCCCGGCCGAGCGCACCGAGTTCGGCGACTACGGCTCCCGCGAGGCGATGGAGGAGGCCTTCGCCGCGACCGGGGCCTTCAACGAGGAGCTGAAGAGCTCGGGCTACTGGGTCTTCGCCGGCGGGCTCGAGCCCGCGGCGACGGCCACCGTGGTCGACGGTCGCGGGGACGCGCCGGTGATGACCGACGGGCCCTACCTCGAGACCAAGGAGGTCATCGGAGGGTTCTGGGTCGTCGACGTCCCGGACCTCGACGTCGCGCTCGCCCTCGCGGCCGCGGGGTCCAAGGCGTGCCGGGGCAAGGTCGAGGTCCGCCCGTTCGACGGTCTGGCCTGA